The proteins below are encoded in one region of Diceros bicornis minor isolate mBicDic1 chromosome 14, mDicBic1.mat.cur, whole genome shotgun sequence:
- the LOC131413991 gene encoding histone H2B type 1-C/E/F/G/I-like → MPEPAKSAPVPKKGSKKAVTKAQKKDGKKRKRSRKESYSVYVYKVLKQVHPDTGISSKAMGIMNSFVNDIFERIAGEASRLAHYNKRSTITSREIQTAVRLLLPGELAKHAVSEGTKAVTKYTSSK, encoded by the coding sequence ATGCCTGAGCCCGCTAAATCCGCCCCAGTTCCGAAGAAGGGCTCTAAGAAGGCGGTGACCAAGGCCCAGAAGAAAGATGGCAAGAAGCGCAAGCGCAGCCGCAAGGAGAGCTACTCCGTGTACGTGTACAAGGTGCTGAAGCAGGTCCACCCCGACACCGGCATCTCGTCCAAGGCCATGGGCATCATGAACTCGTTCGTCAACGACATCTTCGAGCGCATCGCGGGCGAGGCGTCGCGCCTGGCGCATTACAACAAGCGCTCGACCATCACGTCCAGGGAGATCCAGACGGCCGTGCGCCTGCTGCTGCCCGGGGAGCTGGCCAAGCACGCCGTGTCCGAGGGCACCAAGGCCGTCACCAAGTACACCAGCTCCAAGTGA